The following proteins are encoded in a genomic region of Chelmon rostratus isolate fCheRos1 chromosome 3, fCheRos1.pri, whole genome shotgun sequence:
- the LOC121604787 gene encoding ecto-ADP-ribosyltransferase 4-like isoform X1: protein MKFGKGLACQLKSVRNWAALGVLLTVALLLYHDPFLLLWWPQRPAEKPKSVGLPLDMATDSIDDMYDGCRRETASVIDLFGVFEWHFNRNFSLAWASAERNAKKPVHENLQEDHATVMYMYTSFKNIQQDFNKAVKTGKDKYSTYRFKFHYFYFYLTDAIQALRHNQTSCRTTYHRTRTLFDVTINTSMRFGAFTWVASGKQSFDFNGNVSCFEIQTCFGADITYYSATKQIGQVLIPPYEVFQITDVLTNEPWCKVVYKLQSTKMPMTDLNCKLNQRNIKTYIEAVSTQWQASSIWMMSACIILLVVISLVLVKRRQRCFVAAVLGTLLVVMTTLVMLGVSLTAE, encoded by the exons ATGAAGTTTGGCAAAGGACTGGCGTGTCAGCTGAAGTCAGTCAGAAACTGGGCAGCCCTTGGTGTGTTGTTGACGGTGGCGCTCCTGTTGTATCATGACCCATTTCTACTACTCTGGTGGCCTCAGAGACCTGCTGAG AAACCTAAGAGTGTTGGTTTACCTCTGGATATGGCAACAGATTCCATTGATGACATGTATGATGGTTGCCGACGTGAAACAGCCTCTGTGATCGACCTGTTTGGCGTGTTCGAGTGGCACTTCAACAGAAACTTCAGTTTGGCCTGGGCTTCAGCTGAAAGGAATGCAAAGAAACCTGTGCACGAGAACCTGCAAGAAGACCATGCTACAGTGATGTACATGTACACAAGCTTCAAAAATATCCAACAAGATTTcaacaaagcagtgaaaacGGGGAAAGACAAGTACAGCACGTACAGATTTAAGTTCCACTATTTCTACTTTTACCTGACTGATGCCATTCAAGCTCTGCGTCACAATCAGACATCGTGCAGAACCACCTATCACAGGACACGGACACTGTTTGATGTCACCATCAATACCAGCATGCGTTTCGGTGCTTTCACCTGGGTAGCGTCAGGCAAGCAGTCCTTTGATTTTAATGGCAATGTGTCTTGTTTTGAGATCCAGACATGCTTTGGCGCTGATATAACATATTACTCTGCTACAAAACAAATTGGACAGGTGCTGATTCCTCCCTATGAGGTCTTCCAAATCACGGATGTACTGACAAATGAGCCATGGTGCAAAGTAGTCTACAAGCTGCAGAGCACCAAAATGCCAATGACGGATTTAAATTGCAAATTGAATCAAAGGAATATAAAAACGTATATTGAAGCGGTTTCAACACAGTGGCAGGCGAGCAGCATTTGGATGATGTCAGCATGCATAATTCTGTTGGTTGTCATTTCTTTAGTTCTTGTAAAGCGCAGGCAGAGGTGTTTTGTGGCTGCTGTGCTTGGTACTCTGCTGGTGGTGATGACGACTCTGGTGATGTTGGGAGTCAGCCTCACAGCGGAGTGA
- the vwa10.2 gene encoding von Willebrand factor A domain-containing protein 7 isoform X2, translated as MFLVVVVLSLPGFIHSFQPLFSFDGNSTTHRDITQRAVLRKTAEVCRDIAASEGRDFSLTIDDSLTVARVQRACSSAGVSAVKASVKLESFIAGRWTLGRVCHTLQDFYSHSNWVELGNKAPYSALIRPDQPLENLAGPNTPTCRSCTGGNCADNLLPELLQQGLLTSGYFNIFSSSKPAGKCSHGGSFDKTSKQDPVGGISKDDTGSSHGSLHHKAADLAVNATMELLEDIRVATGDKNFLRLMGLSQSSVLCFVIDTTGSMSDDISEAKRVSFDIIDRKRGTEQEPSAYILVPFNDPGFGPLTMTTNADVFKDRINKLTASGGGDIPELCLSGLQLALTAAPPSSEIFVFTDAPAKDAHLKSTITALIESTKSVVTFMLTDVLASRRRRRSLQGTSPRSMSQSDAQLYRDLARASGGQSIEVTKSDLSLATSVIEDSSASAVVTVFQVVRNPGRPDNFTFTVDGSLRNMTAYITGAPSLTFNLTSSKGVSQSSSQSSGPLASFTTAGNLRRLSLNTDNQTGSWEISVASSSPYSVKVTGQSSVNFIYNLVEAHEGAHGDFSLKEGRPLSGGNASLLVSVTGSDTVKVTEVTLFDSSGPTEVNGSLQAVGSGNFLVTFSGVPAGDFAVRLRGEDSSSSSRSTQSGFQRQAPTQIKTSSISVTAQANNSNIEPGSTISIPFTVTTTSNGVVNNSATGSFTVRANNDRSYPSASPSTVTVAAGSGGKANATVTLTVPASATSGTDVTLTIEAENAAATDTNYAVLRFSVSSKVTDISRPVCQVVSSSTSCPSSSSLCASSQWKFVANLTDGINGTGIESVTVRQGNGTLNTSTVDGAGGENITVATYSASCCAQSVELAVVDRVGNVGTCGGQARESTTATPATTAAVSTTSTGGHTLGISYCLWISVAVSLLWK; from the exons atgttcctggtggtggtggtcctCTCCCTGCCAGGCTTCATTCACAGCTTCCAACCCCTCTTCTCATTTGATGGGAACTCCACCACTCACCGTGACATCACACAGAGGGCGGTCCTCAGGAAGACGGCTGAGGTCTGCCGAGACATCGCTGCCTCTGAGGGAAGGGACTTCAGCCTGACT ATTGACGACAGCCTGACCGTTGCCAGGGTGCAAAGGGCCTGTTCCTCTGCAG GCGTGTCTGCCGTGAAGGCCAGTGTGAAGCTGGAGAGCTTCATCGCAGGGAGGTGGACTCTTGGACGAGTCTGTCATACCCTACAG GACTTCTACAGCCATAGTAACTGGGTGGAGCTGGGGAACAAAGCTCCTTACAGCGCTCTGATCAGACCAGACCAACCTCTCGAGAACCTGGCAG GCCCAAACACTCCGACCTGCAGAAGCTGTACAGGAGGGAACTGTGCAGACAACCTTCTGCccgagctgctgcagcaggggCTCCTCACCTCAGGCTACTTCAACATCTTCTCCTCATCCAAACCTGCGG GTAAATGCAGCCACGGTGGATCATTTGACAAGACAAGCAAACAGGACCCGGTGGGGGGCATCAGTAAGGACGACACTGGATCCAGCCATGGCTCACTTCACCACAAAGCAGCTGATCTGGCTGTCAATGCCACTATGGAGCTACTGGAGGACATCAGAGTAGCTACCGGAGACAAGAACTTCCTGCG ATTGATGGGCCTCTCCcagtcctctgtgctgtgtttcgTCATTGACACCACAGGCAGCATGAGCGACGACATAAGTGAGGCTAAGAGAGTTTCCTTTGACATCATTGACCGTAAGAGGGGGACGGAGCAGGAGCCCTCTGCCTACATACTGGTGCCTTTCAACGACCCAG GTTTTGGACCGTTGACTATGACGACCAACGCAGATGTCTTCAAAGACCGCATCAACAAACTGACTGCAAGCGGAGGAGGAGACATCCCGGAGTTGTGCTTGTCTGGACTGCAG CTTGCCCTGACTGCTGCTCCACCCTCCTCTGAGATCTTTGTCTTCACTGACGCTCCAGCTAAAGATGCTCATCTGAAAAGCACCATCACTGCCCTCATAGAGAGCACCAAGTCAGTG GTAACTTTTATGTTGACAGACGTCCTGGCCAGTCGACGGCGCCGCAGAAGCCTTCAGGGTACGAGTCCACGCTCAATGAGCCAATCGGACGCCCAGCTGTACCGTGACCTAGCCCGAGCCTCTGGAGGTCAATCCATTGAAGTCACCAAGTCCGACCTCTCTCTGGCTACAAGTGTAATAGAGGACTCATCAGCCAGTGCTGTG GTGACAGTTTTTCAGGTGGTGAGGAATCCGGGCAGGCCTGATAATTTCACATTTACCGTTGATGGTTCTTTAAGGAACATGACTGCCTACATCACAGGAGCCCCATCTCTTACCTTCAATCTCACCAGCTCCAAAG GTGTATCTCAGAGTTCCAGTCAGTCCAGTGGTCCTCTGGCATCCTTCACCACAGCAGGAAACCTGCGTCGTTTGAGCCTCAACACTGACAATCAAACAGGATCATGGGAAATCAGTGTTGCCTCTAGTAGTCCCTACTCTGTTAAGGTCACAG gtcaaagttcagtGAACTTCATTTATAACCTTGTTGAAGCTCATGAAGGAGCTCATGGGGACTTCAGTCTAAAGGAGGGACGTCCTCTTTCAG GTGGTAATGCCAGCCTCTTGGTCtctgtgacaggaagtgacacagtAAAGGTCACAGAGGTCACTCTGTTTGACAGCTCAGGGCCAACAGAGGTCAACGGATCGCTGCAG GCGGTGGGAAGTGGCAACTTCCTGGTGACATTCAGTGGAGTCCCTGCAGGTGACTTTGCGGTTCgcctgagaggagaggacagcagctcctcctccaggtccACGCAAAGCGGCTTCCAGAGGCAGGCCCCCACTCAGATCAAGACCTCAAGCATATCTGTCACT GCCCAAGCCAACAACTCCAACATAGAACCCGGCTCAACCATCTCCATCCCCTTCACAGTCACCACAACCTCCAACGGAGTCGTTAACAACTCTGCAACCGGCTCGTTCACAGTGCGAGCCAACAATGACCGCAGCTATCCTTCAGCTTCACCCAGCACCGTCACAGTGGCAGCGGGCAGTGGGGGCAAAGCCAACGCCACCGTGACCTTAACAGTGCCAGCCAGCGCTACATCAGGAACAGATGTGACCCTCACCATCGAGGCAGAAAACGCTGCTGCTACTGACACCAACTACGCTGTCCTcaggttttctgtttcttccaaG GTGACAGATATTTCCCGCCCAGTGTGTCAGGTGGTCAGCTCATCAACCAGCTGTCCGTCCTCTTCGTCTCTCTGTGCTTCCTCCCAGTGGAAGTTTGTTGCTAATCTCACCGATGGCATCAATGGAACCGGCATCGAGAGCGTCACCGTCCGCCAAGGGAACGGCACCCTCAACACCAGCACAGTGGATGGAGCAGGGGGCGAGAACATTACAGTGGCTACCTACAGCGCCTCCTGCTGTGCACAGAGTGTAGAGCTGGCAGTTGTGGACAGAGTAGGAAATGTGGGCACTTGTGGGGGTCAGGCTCGAGAATCTACTACAGCCACCCCTGCGACTACAGCTGCAGTCAGCACAACATCCACTGGAGGGCACACTTTGGGCATATCATACTGTCTCTGGatcagtgttgctgtttctctgctttgGAAGTAA
- the vwa10.2 gene encoding von Willebrand factor A domain-containing protein 7 isoform X1, which translates to MFLVVVVLSLPGFIHSFQPLFSFDGNSTTHRDITQRAVLRKTAEVCRDIAASEGRDFSLTIDDSLTVARVQRACSSAGTSTSLVSTVMFRTSIANMYFSNAKVDVAFALSEEHHFDDETFQGGRDIITAGVSAVKASVKLESFIAGRWTLGRVCHTLQDFYSHSNWVELGNKAPYSALIRPDQPLENLAGPNTPTCRSCTGGNCADNLLPELLQQGLLTSGYFNIFSSSKPAGKCSHGGSFDKTSKQDPVGGISKDDTGSSHGSLHHKAADLAVNATMELLEDIRVATGDKNFLRLMGLSQSSVLCFVIDTTGSMSDDISEAKRVSFDIIDRKRGTEQEPSAYILVPFNDPGFGPLTMTTNADVFKDRINKLTASGGGDIPELCLSGLQLALTAAPPSSEIFVFTDAPAKDAHLKSTITALIESTKSVVTFMLTDVLASRRRRRSLQGTSPRSMSQSDAQLYRDLARASGGQSIEVTKSDLSLATSVIEDSSASAVVTVFQVVRNPGRPDNFTFTVDGSLRNMTAYITGAPSLTFNLTSSKGVSQSSSQSSGPLASFTTAGNLRRLSLNTDNQTGSWEISVASSSPYSVKVTGQSSVNFIYNLVEAHEGAHGDFSLKEGRPLSGGNASLLVSVTGSDTVKVTEVTLFDSSGPTEVNGSLQAVGSGNFLVTFSGVPAGDFAVRLRGEDSSSSSRSTQSGFQRQAPTQIKTSSISVTAQANNSNIEPGSTISIPFTVTTTSNGVVNNSATGSFTVRANNDRSYPSASPSTVTVAAGSGGKANATVTLTVPASATSGTDVTLTIEAENAAATDTNYAVLRFSVSSKVTDISRPVCQVVSSSTSCPSSSSLCASSQWKFVANLTDGINGTGIESVTVRQGNGTLNTSTVDGAGGENITVATYSASCCAQSVELAVVDRVGNVGTCGGQARESTTATPATTAAVSTTSTGGHTLGISYCLWISVAVSLLWK; encoded by the exons atgttcctggtggtggtggtcctCTCCCTGCCAGGCTTCATTCACAGCTTCCAACCCCTCTTCTCATTTGATGGGAACTCCACCACTCACCGTGACATCACACAGAGGGCGGTCCTCAGGAAGACGGCTGAGGTCTGCCGAGACATCGCTGCCTCTGAGGGAAGGGACTTCAGCCTGACT ATTGACGACAGCCTGACCGTTGCCAGGGTGCAAAGGGCCTGTTCCTCTGCAGGTACCTCCACCTCTCTCGTCTCAACTGTCATGTTCCGAACTTCCATTGCAAACATGTATTTCAGCAACGCTAAGGTGGACGTGGCTTTTGCACTGAGCGAGGAGCACCACTTTGATGACGAGACCTTCCAGGGAGGGCGTGATATCATCACGGCAG GCGTGTCTGCCGTGAAGGCCAGTGTGAAGCTGGAGAGCTTCATCGCAGGGAGGTGGACTCTTGGACGAGTCTGTCATACCCTACAG GACTTCTACAGCCATAGTAACTGGGTGGAGCTGGGGAACAAAGCTCCTTACAGCGCTCTGATCAGACCAGACCAACCTCTCGAGAACCTGGCAG GCCCAAACACTCCGACCTGCAGAAGCTGTACAGGAGGGAACTGTGCAGACAACCTTCTGCccgagctgctgcagcaggggCTCCTCACCTCAGGCTACTTCAACATCTTCTCCTCATCCAAACCTGCGG GTAAATGCAGCCACGGTGGATCATTTGACAAGACAAGCAAACAGGACCCGGTGGGGGGCATCAGTAAGGACGACACTGGATCCAGCCATGGCTCACTTCACCACAAAGCAGCTGATCTGGCTGTCAATGCCACTATGGAGCTACTGGAGGACATCAGAGTAGCTACCGGAGACAAGAACTTCCTGCG ATTGATGGGCCTCTCCcagtcctctgtgctgtgtttcgTCATTGACACCACAGGCAGCATGAGCGACGACATAAGTGAGGCTAAGAGAGTTTCCTTTGACATCATTGACCGTAAGAGGGGGACGGAGCAGGAGCCCTCTGCCTACATACTGGTGCCTTTCAACGACCCAG GTTTTGGACCGTTGACTATGACGACCAACGCAGATGTCTTCAAAGACCGCATCAACAAACTGACTGCAAGCGGAGGAGGAGACATCCCGGAGTTGTGCTTGTCTGGACTGCAG CTTGCCCTGACTGCTGCTCCACCCTCCTCTGAGATCTTTGTCTTCACTGACGCTCCAGCTAAAGATGCTCATCTGAAAAGCACCATCACTGCCCTCATAGAGAGCACCAAGTCAGTG GTAACTTTTATGTTGACAGACGTCCTGGCCAGTCGACGGCGCCGCAGAAGCCTTCAGGGTACGAGTCCACGCTCAATGAGCCAATCGGACGCCCAGCTGTACCGTGACCTAGCCCGAGCCTCTGGAGGTCAATCCATTGAAGTCACCAAGTCCGACCTCTCTCTGGCTACAAGTGTAATAGAGGACTCATCAGCCAGTGCTGTG GTGACAGTTTTTCAGGTGGTGAGGAATCCGGGCAGGCCTGATAATTTCACATTTACCGTTGATGGTTCTTTAAGGAACATGACTGCCTACATCACAGGAGCCCCATCTCTTACCTTCAATCTCACCAGCTCCAAAG GTGTATCTCAGAGTTCCAGTCAGTCCAGTGGTCCTCTGGCATCCTTCACCACAGCAGGAAACCTGCGTCGTTTGAGCCTCAACACTGACAATCAAACAGGATCATGGGAAATCAGTGTTGCCTCTAGTAGTCCCTACTCTGTTAAGGTCACAG gtcaaagttcagtGAACTTCATTTATAACCTTGTTGAAGCTCATGAAGGAGCTCATGGGGACTTCAGTCTAAAGGAGGGACGTCCTCTTTCAG GTGGTAATGCCAGCCTCTTGGTCtctgtgacaggaagtgacacagtAAAGGTCACAGAGGTCACTCTGTTTGACAGCTCAGGGCCAACAGAGGTCAACGGATCGCTGCAG GCGGTGGGAAGTGGCAACTTCCTGGTGACATTCAGTGGAGTCCCTGCAGGTGACTTTGCGGTTCgcctgagaggagaggacagcagctcctcctccaggtccACGCAAAGCGGCTTCCAGAGGCAGGCCCCCACTCAGATCAAGACCTCAAGCATATCTGTCACT GCCCAAGCCAACAACTCCAACATAGAACCCGGCTCAACCATCTCCATCCCCTTCACAGTCACCACAACCTCCAACGGAGTCGTTAACAACTCTGCAACCGGCTCGTTCACAGTGCGAGCCAACAATGACCGCAGCTATCCTTCAGCTTCACCCAGCACCGTCACAGTGGCAGCGGGCAGTGGGGGCAAAGCCAACGCCACCGTGACCTTAACAGTGCCAGCCAGCGCTACATCAGGAACAGATGTGACCCTCACCATCGAGGCAGAAAACGCTGCTGCTACTGACACCAACTACGCTGTCCTcaggttttctgtttcttccaaG GTGACAGATATTTCCCGCCCAGTGTGTCAGGTGGTCAGCTCATCAACCAGCTGTCCGTCCTCTTCGTCTCTCTGTGCTTCCTCCCAGTGGAAGTTTGTTGCTAATCTCACCGATGGCATCAATGGAACCGGCATCGAGAGCGTCACCGTCCGCCAAGGGAACGGCACCCTCAACACCAGCACAGTGGATGGAGCAGGGGGCGAGAACATTACAGTGGCTACCTACAGCGCCTCCTGCTGTGCACAGAGTGTAGAGCTGGCAGTTGTGGACAGAGTAGGAAATGTGGGCACTTGTGGGGGTCAGGCTCGAGAATCTACTACAGCCACCCCTGCGACTACAGCTGCAGTCAGCACAACATCCACTGGAGGGCACACTTTGGGCATATCATACTGTCTCTGGatcagtgttgctgtttctctgctttgGAAGTAA
- the LOC121604788 gene encoding ecto-ADP-ribosyltransferase 5-like has protein sequence MPSRKRKTVTACAVTSLVLLVGLLVCAVIYVALSWQDIVGEDLPYELNDDTDEDCTSKATVVPDEAIMQMWDSSTNFSQAWRNAEQKAREPSHDYIKKHHSIVIYMYTNMILQHVQPDPDTAESARIQPKETFESRSLYFSLSEAIQILKHSQVTCLTTNYRTETLLNLNVSNRLIRFSAFMLGSGRWNLTGSASCFEVHTCFGADVTHYSAWKQESQVLIPPYEVFRVTGIETDAQRCEVFYRLKSDLNCVYDRESNRLHPISALPVDGFWVIFSITCMIIVSLSLPCLIVKVLENNKKTAVHSAVSLHNDTYSPATAVI, from the exons ATGCCTTCACGGAAGAGAAAAACTGTAACTGCGTGTGCCGTCACTTCTCTTGTTCTACTGGTGGGACTGCTGGTGTGTGCTGTCATATATGTGGCACTCAGCTGGCAGGATATTGTTGGAGAG GATCTGCCTTATGAACTGAATGATGACACTGATGAAGACTGCACATCCAAAGCTACGGTTGTGCCTGATGAAGCCATAATGCAGATGTGGGACTCCAGCACAAACTTCAGTCAAGCCTGGAGGAACGCAGAGCAAAAAGCGAGAGAGCCTTCACATGACTACATAAAGAAACATCATTCAATTGTTATATACATGTACACTAATATGATACTGCAGCATGTCCAGCCGGACCCCGACACTGCAGAGAGTGCTAGAATACAGCCAAAGGAGACATTTGAGTCCCGCTCCCTTTATTTCTCCCTGAGTGAAGCCATTCAGATTCTGAAGCACAGTCAGGTGACATGTCTCACCACCAACTACAGAACAGAGACACTTTTAAATCTAAATGTCTCTAACAGACTAATCCGGTTCAGCGCCTTCATGTTAGGCTCTGGCAGGTGGAACCTCACCGGGAGCGCCTCATGTTTTGAAGTACACACGTGTTTTGGTGCTGACGTGACACATTATTCAGCCTGGAAACAGGAGAGCCAGGTGCTGATTCCCCCATATGAGGTTTTCAGAGTCACTGGCATCGAGACGGATGCACAGAGGTGTGAGGTCTTCTACAGACTGAAGAGCGACCTAAACTGTGTCTACGATAGGGAGAGCAATAGGCTGCATCCAATATCTGCGTTACCAGTGGATGGATTCTGGGTAATTTTTAGCATCACTTGTATGATaattgtgtctctttctctaccctgtcttattgtgaaagtgttagaaaacaataagaaaactgCCGTTCACAGTGCTGTATCTTTGCATAACGACACATATTCTCCTGCTACAGCTGTGATTTAA
- the LOC121604787 gene encoding ecto-ADP-ribosyltransferase 4-like isoform X2, translating to MKFGKGLACQLKSVRNWAALGVLLTVALLLYHDPFLLLWWPQRPAEKPKSVGLPLDMATDSIDDMYDGCRRETASVIDLFGVFEWHFNRNFSLAWASAERNAKKPVHENLQEDHATVMYMYTSFKNIQQDFNKAVKTGKDKYSTYRFKFHYFYFYLTDAIQALRHNQTSCRTTYHRTRTLFDVTINTSMRFGAFTWVASGKQSFDFNGNVSCFEIQTCFGADISLYSKLGESEREALIPPYEVFKVTRIERRSEQKSLPCEVVYKVKSTGKTLSNMNCALF from the exons ATGAAGTTTGGCAAAGGACTGGCGTGTCAGCTGAAGTCAGTCAGAAACTGGGCAGCCCTTGGTGTGTTGTTGACGGTGGCGCTCCTGTTGTATCATGACCCATTTCTACTACTCTGGTGGCCTCAGAGACCTGCTGAG AAACCTAAGAGTGTTGGTTTACCTCTGGATATGGCAACAGATTCCATTGATGACATGTATGATGGTTGCCGACGTGAAACAGCCTCTGTGATCGACCTGTTTGGCGTGTTCGAGTGGCACTTCAACAGAAACTTCAGTTTGGCCTGGGCTTCAGCTGAAAGGAATGCAAAGAAACCTGTGCACGAGAACCTGCAAGAAGACCATGCTACAGTGATGTACATGTACACAAGCTTCAAAAATATCCAACAAGATTTcaacaaagcagtgaaaacGGGGAAAGACAAGTACAGCACGTACAGATTTAAGTTCCACTATTTCTACTTTTACCTGACTGATGCCATTCAAGCTCTGCGTCACAATCAGACATCGTGCAGAACCACCTATCACAGGACACGGACACTGTTTGATGTCACCATCAATACCAGCATGCGTTTCGGTGCTTTCACCTGGGTAGCGTCAGGCAAGCAGTCCTTTGATTTTAATGGCAATGTGTCTTGTTTTGAGATCCAGACATGCTTTGGCGCTGATA tctcgCTGTACTCGAAGCTCGGGGAGTCGGAGAGAGAGGCCCTGATTCCCCCTTACGAGGTCTTTAAAGTCACCAGGATAGAGAGGAGGTCTGAGCAGAAGAGTCTTCCATGTGAGGTGGTCTACAAAGTGAAAAGCACAGGAAAAACTCTTTCCAACATGAATTGTGCTCTTTTCTGA